The Primulina eburnea isolate SZY01 chromosome 8, ASM2296580v1, whole genome shotgun sequence genome contains a region encoding:
- the LOC140839513 gene encoding protein EARLY RESPONSIVE TO DEHYDRATION 15 — protein MALVSGRRSTLNPNAQPFIPAAVRQVEDFSPEWWNLVKTSTWFHDYWIGQHQGEDVFAENDGFVGDDVIELLPDSIDLGVDEDILNMEAQFEEFLQFAESGHGNKAIKGVSENGSISNSEALVKSIGVPKERGLRSPREPMKYWEKPAKHVSPKYSPRSIQQPR, from the exons ATGGCTTTAGTATCTGGAAGAAGGTCAACACTCAATCCAAATGCGCAGCCTTTCATCCCAGCCGCTGTGCGGCAAGTGGAGGATTTCTCACCAGAGTGGTGGAACCTTGTAAAGACATCGACGTGGTTCCATGACTACTGGATCGGTCAACACCAAGGAGAAGATGTTTTCGCTGAGAATGATGGTTTCGTTGGGGATGATGTCATTGAATTGTTGCCCGATTCCATTGACCTGGGTGTGGATGAAGATATATTAAACATGGAAGCGCAATTTGAGGAATTTCTCCAATTTGCCGAGTCTGGTCATGGGAACAAGGCGATTAAGGGGGTGTCTGAAAATG GTTCCATTTCAAATTCGGAGGCACTTGTGAAGAGCATCGGCGTGCCCAAAGAGAGAGGCCTCAGGTCCCCGAGGGAGCCAATGAAGTACTGGGAAAAACCAGCCAAGCATGTTAGCCCGAAATACAGCCCTCGATCCATTCAGCAGCCTCGTTAA
- the LOC140839514 gene encoding peptide chain release factor PrfB3, chloroplastic isoform X3, whose protein sequence is MAAESLYTRMSAGLLNDIQLRNSRSSSNYPKIHTSPNFSSSALRASQESFDDGKSKFFKELKGMFSLRKRIEDSVLRAEMLAPTALEVEEAKCVNQEEVVRDYDLWDDIGKSNEILIKLADSVKVVDALRDIKYKAEEAKLITELAEMDSISYELFRQAYRASLDVKKIMDNYEMSGLLKEPYDKEGACITVESRCGDVYSEIWAGQLTQMYTKWAQRQGHIARIVEKFPSNKVGVRSATIELEFKFAFGFLSGERGIHSMIRNHETENKTIHGEATLASVDVIPLFLESSPDMFIDDEDVLVSYSSYKKDDLSALSSAVNIRHIPTGLEVESTGERSRFANKIKALDRLKAKLLVLLRNQGLTNVKNIEKGAILDVWSTQETRRYVFQPNKMVHDLKSGIQVPRLRAILNGNIDSLIAAYINSRHK, encoded by the exons ATGGCGGCTGAATCTTTGTACACTCGGATGTCTGCTGGATTACTGAATGATATTCAGCTCAGGAACTCTCGGAGTTCCTCAAATTAtcccaaaattcacacttcacCGAATTTCAGCTCCAGTGCTTTGCGGGCTTCTCAAGAATCGTTCGATGACGGCAAGAGCAAGTTTTTCAAAGAACTCA AaggtatgttttctttgaggAAGAGAATAGAAGATTCAGTCCTCCGTGCGGAGATGTTAGCACCCACAGCCTTGGAAGTTGAAGAAGCAAAATGTGTTAATCAGGAAGAAGTTGTTCGTGACTATGATTTGTGGGATGACATTGGTAAGTCAAATGAGATTCTGATCAAACTGGCTGATAGTGTCAAGGTGGTTGATGCACTCAGGGACATTAAATATAAg GCTGAGGAAGCTAAACTTATAACAGAGCTAGCAGAGATGGATTCTATAAGTTATGAACTTTTCAGGCAAGCATACAGAGCTTCGTTAGATGTCAAGAAGATTATGGATAATTATGAGATGTCTGGGCTTCTCAAAGAGCCATATGACAAGGAGGGAGCATGCATCACTGTTGAATCTAGATGTGGAGATGTATACTCTGAG ATATGGGCAGGACAGCTAACACAAATGTACACGAAATGGGCTCAAAGGCAGGGCCATATAGCCCGAATAGTTGAGAAATTTCCTTCAAATAAAGTTGGTGTCAGGTCTGCTACCATCGAGTTGGAATTCAAGTTTGCTTTTGGCTTTCTATCAGGGGAAAGAGGCATCCACTCTATGATCCGAAATCATGAAACTGAGAACAAAACTATTCATGGTGAG GCTACCTTGGCATCTGTGGATGTGATTCCCCTATTCCTTGAATCATCTCCTGAcatgtttattgatgatgaaGATGTACTTGTTTCGTACTCATCATATAAGAAGGATGATTTAAGTGCGCTTTCATCAGCAGTTAACATTCGTCATATTCCTACAGGTTTGGAAGTTGAATCCACAG GTGAAAGGAGTCGATTTGCTAATAAGATCAAGGCCCTTGATCGCTTGAAAGCTAAACTTCTCGTTCTTCTGAGAAACCAAGGATTAACCAACGTAAAAAACATAGAAAAAGGCGCCATTCTTGATGTGTGGAGTACTCAAGAAACTCGTCGATATGTGTTTCAACCGAACAAGATGGTACACGATCTGAAATCCGGTATCCAAGTTCCCCGGTTGCGAGCAATTTTAAATGGCAATATCGACTCTCTTATCGCTGCTTACATTAATTCAAGACACAAGTGA
- the LOC140839514 gene encoding peptide chain release factor PrfB3, chloroplastic isoform X4 — MAAESLYTRMSAGLLNDIQLRNSRSSSNYPKIHTSPNFSSSALRASQESFDDGKSKFFKELSMFSLRKRIEDSVLRAEMLAPTALEVEEAKCVNQEEVVRDYDLWDDIGKSNEILIKLADSVKVVDALRDIKYKAEEAKLITELAEMDSISYELFRQAYRASLDVKKIMDNYEMSGLLKEPYDKEGACITVESRCGDVYSEIWAGQLTQMYTKWAQRQGHIARIVEKFPSNKVGVRSATIELEFKFAFGFLSGERGIHSMIRNHETENKTIHGEATLASVDVIPLFLESSPDMFIDDEDVLVSYSSYKKDDLSALSSAVNIRHIPTGLEVESTGERSRFANKIKALDRLKAKLLVLLRNQGLTNVKNIEKGAILDVWSTQETRRYVFQPNKMVHDLKSGIQVPRLRAILNGNIDSLIAAYINSRHK; from the exons ATGGCGGCTGAATCTTTGTACACTCGGATGTCTGCTGGATTACTGAATGATATTCAGCTCAGGAACTCTCGGAGTTCCTCAAATTAtcccaaaattcacacttcacCGAATTTCAGCTCCAGTGCTTTGCGGGCTTCTCAAGAATCGTTCGATGACGGCAAGAGCAAGTTTTTCAAAGAACTCA gtatgttttctttgaggAAGAGAATAGAAGATTCAGTCCTCCGTGCGGAGATGTTAGCACCCACAGCCTTGGAAGTTGAAGAAGCAAAATGTGTTAATCAGGAAGAAGTTGTTCGTGACTATGATTTGTGGGATGACATTGGTAAGTCAAATGAGATTCTGATCAAACTGGCTGATAGTGTCAAGGTGGTTGATGCACTCAGGGACATTAAATATAAg GCTGAGGAAGCTAAACTTATAACAGAGCTAGCAGAGATGGATTCTATAAGTTATGAACTTTTCAGGCAAGCATACAGAGCTTCGTTAGATGTCAAGAAGATTATGGATAATTATGAGATGTCTGGGCTTCTCAAAGAGCCATATGACAAGGAGGGAGCATGCATCACTGTTGAATCTAGATGTGGAGATGTATACTCTGAG ATATGGGCAGGACAGCTAACACAAATGTACACGAAATGGGCTCAAAGGCAGGGCCATATAGCCCGAATAGTTGAGAAATTTCCTTCAAATAAAGTTGGTGTCAGGTCTGCTACCATCGAGTTGGAATTCAAGTTTGCTTTTGGCTTTCTATCAGGGGAAAGAGGCATCCACTCTATGATCCGAAATCATGAAACTGAGAACAAAACTATTCATGGTGAG GCTACCTTGGCATCTGTGGATGTGATTCCCCTATTCCTTGAATCATCTCCTGAcatgtttattgatgatgaaGATGTACTTGTTTCGTACTCATCATATAAGAAGGATGATTTAAGTGCGCTTTCATCAGCAGTTAACATTCGTCATATTCCTACAGGTTTGGAAGTTGAATCCACAG GTGAAAGGAGTCGATTTGCTAATAAGATCAAGGCCCTTGATCGCTTGAAAGCTAAACTTCTCGTTCTTCTGAGAAACCAAGGATTAACCAACGTAAAAAACATAGAAAAAGGCGCCATTCTTGATGTGTGGAGTACTCAAGAAACTCGTCGATATGTGTTTCAACCGAACAAGATGGTACACGATCTGAAATCCGGTATCCAAGTTCCCCGGTTGCGAGCAATTTTAAATGGCAATATCGACTCTCTTATCGCTGCTTACATTAATTCAAGACACAAGTGA
- the LOC140839514 gene encoding peptide chain release factor PrfB3, chloroplastic isoform X5, with product MAAESLYTRMSAGLLNDIQLRNSRSSSNYPKIHTSPNFSSSALRASQESFDDGMFSLRKRIEDSVLRAEMLAPTALEVEEAKCVNQEEVVRDYDLWDDIGKSNEILIKLADSVKVVDALRDIKYKAEEAKLITELAEMDSISYELFRQAYRASLDVKKIMDNYEMSGLLKEPYDKEGACITVESRCGDVYSEIWAGQLTQMYTKWAQRQGHIARIVEKFPSNKVGVRSATIELEFKFAFGFLSGERGIHSMIRNHETENKTIHGEQATLASVDVIPLFLESSPDMFIDDEDVLVSYSSYKKDDLSALSSAVNIRHIPTGLEVESTGERSRFANKIKALDRLKAKLLVLLRNQGLTNVKNIEKGAILDVWSTQETRRYVFQPNKMVHDLKSGIQVPRLRAILNGNIDSLIAAYINSRHK from the exons ATGGCGGCTGAATCTTTGTACACTCGGATGTCTGCTGGATTACTGAATGATATTCAGCTCAGGAACTCTCGGAGTTCCTCAAATTAtcccaaaattcacacttcacCGAATTTCAGCTCCAGTGCTTTGCGGGCTTCTCAAGAATCGTTCGATGACG gtatgttttctttgaggAAGAGAATAGAAGATTCAGTCCTCCGTGCGGAGATGTTAGCACCCACAGCCTTGGAAGTTGAAGAAGCAAAATGTGTTAATCAGGAAGAAGTTGTTCGTGACTATGATTTGTGGGATGACATTGGTAAGTCAAATGAGATTCTGATCAAACTGGCTGATAGTGTCAAGGTGGTTGATGCACTCAGGGACATTAAATATAAg GCTGAGGAAGCTAAACTTATAACAGAGCTAGCAGAGATGGATTCTATAAGTTATGAACTTTTCAGGCAAGCATACAGAGCTTCGTTAGATGTCAAGAAGATTATGGATAATTATGAGATGTCTGGGCTTCTCAAAGAGCCATATGACAAGGAGGGAGCATGCATCACTGTTGAATCTAGATGTGGAGATGTATACTCTGAG ATATGGGCAGGACAGCTAACACAAATGTACACGAAATGGGCTCAAAGGCAGGGCCATATAGCCCGAATAGTTGAGAAATTTCCTTCAAATAAAGTTGGTGTCAGGTCTGCTACCATCGAGTTGGAATTCAAGTTTGCTTTTGGCTTTCTATCAGGGGAAAGAGGCATCCACTCTATGATCCGAAATCATGAAACTGAGAACAAAACTATTCATGGTGAG CAGGCTACCTTGGCATCTGTGGATGTGATTCCCCTATTCCTTGAATCATCTCCTGAcatgtttattgatgatgaaGATGTACTTGTTTCGTACTCATCATATAAGAAGGATGATTTAAGTGCGCTTTCATCAGCAGTTAACATTCGTCATATTCCTACAGGTTTGGAAGTTGAATCCACAG GTGAAAGGAGTCGATTTGCTAATAAGATCAAGGCCCTTGATCGCTTGAAAGCTAAACTTCTCGTTCTTCTGAGAAACCAAGGATTAACCAACGTAAAAAACATAGAAAAAGGCGCCATTCTTGATGTGTGGAGTACTCAAGAAACTCGTCGATATGTGTTTCAACCGAACAAGATGGTACACGATCTGAAATCCGGTATCCAAGTTCCCCGGTTGCGAGCAATTTTAAATGGCAATATCGACTCTCTTATCGCTGCTTACATTAATTCAAGACACAAGTGA
- the LOC140839514 gene encoding peptide chain release factor PrfB3, chloroplastic isoform X1 — protein MAAESLYTRMSAGLLNDIQLRNSRSSSNYPKIHTSPNFSSSALRASQESFDDGKSKFFKELKGMFSLRKRIEDSVLRAEMLAPTALEVEEAKCVNQEEVVRDYDLWDDIGKSNEILIKLADSVKVVDALRDIKYKAEEAKLITELAEMDSISYELFRQAYRASLDVKKIMDNYEMSGLLKEPYDKEGACITVESRCGDVYSEIWAGQLTQMYTKWAQRQGHIARIVEKFPSNKVGVRSATIELEFKFAFGFLSGERGIHSMIRNHETENKTIHGEQATLASVDVIPLFLESSPDMFIDDEDVLVSYSSYKKDDLSALSSAVNIRHIPTGLEVESTGERSRFANKIKALDRLKAKLLVLLRNQGLTNVKNIEKGAILDVWSTQETRRYVFQPNKMVHDLKSGIQVPRLRAILNGNIDSLIAAYINSRHK, from the exons ATGGCGGCTGAATCTTTGTACACTCGGATGTCTGCTGGATTACTGAATGATATTCAGCTCAGGAACTCTCGGAGTTCCTCAAATTAtcccaaaattcacacttcacCGAATTTCAGCTCCAGTGCTTTGCGGGCTTCTCAAGAATCGTTCGATGACGGCAAGAGCAAGTTTTTCAAAGAACTCA AaggtatgttttctttgaggAAGAGAATAGAAGATTCAGTCCTCCGTGCGGAGATGTTAGCACCCACAGCCTTGGAAGTTGAAGAAGCAAAATGTGTTAATCAGGAAGAAGTTGTTCGTGACTATGATTTGTGGGATGACATTGGTAAGTCAAATGAGATTCTGATCAAACTGGCTGATAGTGTCAAGGTGGTTGATGCACTCAGGGACATTAAATATAAg GCTGAGGAAGCTAAACTTATAACAGAGCTAGCAGAGATGGATTCTATAAGTTATGAACTTTTCAGGCAAGCATACAGAGCTTCGTTAGATGTCAAGAAGATTATGGATAATTATGAGATGTCTGGGCTTCTCAAAGAGCCATATGACAAGGAGGGAGCATGCATCACTGTTGAATCTAGATGTGGAGATGTATACTCTGAG ATATGGGCAGGACAGCTAACACAAATGTACACGAAATGGGCTCAAAGGCAGGGCCATATAGCCCGAATAGTTGAGAAATTTCCTTCAAATAAAGTTGGTGTCAGGTCTGCTACCATCGAGTTGGAATTCAAGTTTGCTTTTGGCTTTCTATCAGGGGAAAGAGGCATCCACTCTATGATCCGAAATCATGAAACTGAGAACAAAACTATTCATGGTGAG CAGGCTACCTTGGCATCTGTGGATGTGATTCCCCTATTCCTTGAATCATCTCCTGAcatgtttattgatgatgaaGATGTACTTGTTTCGTACTCATCATATAAGAAGGATGATTTAAGTGCGCTTTCATCAGCAGTTAACATTCGTCATATTCCTACAGGTTTGGAAGTTGAATCCACAG GTGAAAGGAGTCGATTTGCTAATAAGATCAAGGCCCTTGATCGCTTGAAAGCTAAACTTCTCGTTCTTCTGAGAAACCAAGGATTAACCAACGTAAAAAACATAGAAAAAGGCGCCATTCTTGATGTGTGGAGTACTCAAGAAACTCGTCGATATGTGTTTCAACCGAACAAGATGGTACACGATCTGAAATCCGGTATCCAAGTTCCCCGGTTGCGAGCAATTTTAAATGGCAATATCGACTCTCTTATCGCTGCTTACATTAATTCAAGACACAAGTGA
- the LOC140839514 gene encoding peptide chain release factor PrfB3, chloroplastic isoform X2, which yields MAAESLYTRMSAGLLNDIQLRNSRSSSNYPKIHTSPNFSSSALRASQESFDDGKSKFFKELSMFSLRKRIEDSVLRAEMLAPTALEVEEAKCVNQEEVVRDYDLWDDIGKSNEILIKLADSVKVVDALRDIKYKAEEAKLITELAEMDSISYELFRQAYRASLDVKKIMDNYEMSGLLKEPYDKEGACITVESRCGDVYSEIWAGQLTQMYTKWAQRQGHIARIVEKFPSNKVGVRSATIELEFKFAFGFLSGERGIHSMIRNHETENKTIHGEQATLASVDVIPLFLESSPDMFIDDEDVLVSYSSYKKDDLSALSSAVNIRHIPTGLEVESTGERSRFANKIKALDRLKAKLLVLLRNQGLTNVKNIEKGAILDVWSTQETRRYVFQPNKMVHDLKSGIQVPRLRAILNGNIDSLIAAYINSRHK from the exons ATGGCGGCTGAATCTTTGTACACTCGGATGTCTGCTGGATTACTGAATGATATTCAGCTCAGGAACTCTCGGAGTTCCTCAAATTAtcccaaaattcacacttcacCGAATTTCAGCTCCAGTGCTTTGCGGGCTTCTCAAGAATCGTTCGATGACGGCAAGAGCAAGTTTTTCAAAGAACTCA gtatgttttctttgaggAAGAGAATAGAAGATTCAGTCCTCCGTGCGGAGATGTTAGCACCCACAGCCTTGGAAGTTGAAGAAGCAAAATGTGTTAATCAGGAAGAAGTTGTTCGTGACTATGATTTGTGGGATGACATTGGTAAGTCAAATGAGATTCTGATCAAACTGGCTGATAGTGTCAAGGTGGTTGATGCACTCAGGGACATTAAATATAAg GCTGAGGAAGCTAAACTTATAACAGAGCTAGCAGAGATGGATTCTATAAGTTATGAACTTTTCAGGCAAGCATACAGAGCTTCGTTAGATGTCAAGAAGATTATGGATAATTATGAGATGTCTGGGCTTCTCAAAGAGCCATATGACAAGGAGGGAGCATGCATCACTGTTGAATCTAGATGTGGAGATGTATACTCTGAG ATATGGGCAGGACAGCTAACACAAATGTACACGAAATGGGCTCAAAGGCAGGGCCATATAGCCCGAATAGTTGAGAAATTTCCTTCAAATAAAGTTGGTGTCAGGTCTGCTACCATCGAGTTGGAATTCAAGTTTGCTTTTGGCTTTCTATCAGGGGAAAGAGGCATCCACTCTATGATCCGAAATCATGAAACTGAGAACAAAACTATTCATGGTGAG CAGGCTACCTTGGCATCTGTGGATGTGATTCCCCTATTCCTTGAATCATCTCCTGAcatgtttattgatgatgaaGATGTACTTGTTTCGTACTCATCATATAAGAAGGATGATTTAAGTGCGCTTTCATCAGCAGTTAACATTCGTCATATTCCTACAGGTTTGGAAGTTGAATCCACAG GTGAAAGGAGTCGATTTGCTAATAAGATCAAGGCCCTTGATCGCTTGAAAGCTAAACTTCTCGTTCTTCTGAGAAACCAAGGATTAACCAACGTAAAAAACATAGAAAAAGGCGCCATTCTTGATGTGTGGAGTACTCAAGAAACTCGTCGATATGTGTTTCAACCGAACAAGATGGTACACGATCTGAAATCCGGTATCCAAGTTCCCCGGTTGCGAGCAATTTTAAATGGCAATATCGACTCTCTTATCGCTGCTTACATTAATTCAAGACACAAGTGA